The genome window GTACCCTGGGAGCTGGCCCACGGCCTGTCGATCCTGAAGATCGGTAACCCCACGCCGTTGCCGCAAAGCGAAGACGAACTGCCGACCCGGGTGCTCAAGGACGGCACCTTGCTCGGTTGTCGCAAATGGGAGCTGCTGGACCTGCTGTGGAGCGAGGCGCTGCTCAAGTGGATCGAGAACCTGCGCCATCACGCGCCGTTCGCCACCAACCCGGCGCTGGTGAAAATGGACAGCGACGTGGTGCTGGCCATCGCCGGCGACTGGGGCACCGGGCCGTTCGACAGTCACGCGCCGGCGGTGGCCGTGGCCAATCAGATGCAACTGGCCCAGGCTGACTTCACCATCCATCTGGGTGATGTGTATTACGCCGGCACCCATTCCCAGGAAGACGTCGACATGGTCGGCTGGCCCCAGGGCAAGCACGGCTCGTTCACCCTCAACTCCAACCACGAGATGTACAGCGGTGCCCACGGTTATTTCAAGGAACTGGCCAAGCGTTTTCCGGTGCAGCAAGGCACCAGCTACTTTGCCTTGTACAACGACGATTGGCTGGTGGTTGGCCTGGACAGTGCCTACGCCTCGGACGCGATGAACCTGTACATGGACGGCACCCTCAACACCCAGCAGATCGAGTGGATGAAAACCCTGCCCAAGCGCAAGAAGTTGATGGTGCTCAGTCATCATCAGGGCTTCGATATTTCCGGACACAACAAGACCGCCCTCTACCAACCGGTGTGCGATGCCCTGGGGCGTGAGCCGGACTACTGGTATTGGGGGCATTTGCATAACGGCATCTGCTACGCCACCCAGGGCGGGCTGCATGCGCGCTGCGCCGGGCATGGGGCGATTCCCTACGGCACCACCAGCGAGCTGAACGGGCATGCCCGGGTGCTGTGGTCGGAGACTCAATTGGCGGGGGACGAGGCGTATCCGGAGCGGGTGCTGAATGGGTACGTGAAGGTGCGGTTGGTGGGGGAGAACATCGAAGAGACGTTTTATGGGGAGGATGGCAGTGTGCGGTGGTCTTCCAAGTAGACGGTGAGTGTCAGGCCGTTATCGCGAGCAAGCTCGCTCCCACAGGTTTGTGAACGACACAGAACCCCTGTGGGAGCGAGCTTGCTCGCGATGCTTCTGACTTAGCCCTGGACCGGAACGCCCTTGAGGTACGGCGCTGGCTCGGCCCCGAGGTTGTTGAGCATGCGCTCGCTGTACCAGTCCACGAAGTTCACCACGCCGAACTCATAGGTCTTGGAGTACGGGCCAGGCTGGTAGGCGGTGGAGTTGATGCCGCGCTGGTTTTCTTCGGCCAGGCGACGGTCCTGGTCGTTGGTGGCGTCCCAGACCTGGCGCATGCGCGCGACGTCGTAGTCCACGCCTTCGACCGCGTCCTTGTGCACCAGCCACTTGGTGGTGACCATGGTTTCCTGGGCGCTGATCGGCCACACGGTGAACACGATGATGTGGTCGCCCATGCAGTGGTTCCACGAGTGCGGCAGGTGCAGGATGCGCATCGAGCCCAGATCCGGGTTCTTGATGCGACCCATCAGCTTGGCGCAGCCTTGCTTGCCGTCCATGGTCATCGACACGGTGCCCTTGAGCAGCGGCATGCGCACGATACGGTTGCGCAGGCCGAAGCTGGCGTGGGCGTAAGGGATCTTCTCGGCGTCCCAGGCGGCGGCGGAGGCGGCCACGTGGTCCTTGAAGGCCTGGTCGGCCCGCGGGTCGGTGACGTCGTCCCATTCCAGCAGGGTCTTGAGCAATTCCGGGTGCGAACCGCCGCAGTGGTAGCACTCGCGGTTGTTTTCCAGCACCAGCTTCCAGTTGGCCTTTTCCATCAAGGTGGTTTGCACCGCCACCTTGGTGTTTTCCATGTCGTACGGTTCCATGTAGTGGTTCAGCGTCGACAGGAAATCATCGATGGCCGGCGGATTCTCGGCCAGGCTGATGAAGATGTAGCCGCCCGCGGTCTTCACGTTCACAGGCTTGAGGCCGTACTGCTTCATGTCGAAGTCGGCGCCCATCTCGGTGCCGGCGAACAGCAGGCGACCGTCCAGCTCGTAGGTCCACTGGTGGTAGTGGCAGACCAGTTTGGCGACCTTGCCCTTTTCGCTGGTGCACAGCCGCGAACCGCGGTGGCGGCAGACGTTGTGGAAAGCGTGGACCACACCGTCGGCACCGCGAATCACGATGATGGGGTTCTTGCCGACTTGCAGGGTCAGGTAGTTGCCCTTGGCCGGGATCTCGCAGGTCATGCCGGCGATCAACCATTCCTTCTGGAAGATTTCCTGCATATCGATATCGAACAGGCGCTCATCGCTGTAGAACGGTTGTGGCAGCGAGAAGGTGCGCTCGCGCTCTTGCAGCATTTGCGCGGTGGCCTTGCGTGCGGGTTCCAGCGGATCGCCCAGGCTCAGGGTAGTGGTGTCCATCGTTTTATCCTCGTGGCCCTCTAAGCGGAGCCGGTGAAAATGACTAATCGGTTGTGCTACGCAAGGCAGAAAACTTTGTTTATCTGTTGGGGCGAGTGTGGGGCCGCGCAGGGGCCGAACCTTATCCATGGGCGACATGGCCCAATCTGTTCCCGACGCGCAAGCCCCGGTAGTTAAGGGCTGGTCGCGATAAGTATGTGAATGTCGCAGATAGGTAAATGGTCACCCAGGCGCCTGCGCACAATCGCCATCATGAAGGCCGACAGTCGGCCGTGGAGATCAGCATGTCCAATAACTTCCTGAACCCGGTCACTACCCAGACCTGGGCCAATGGCCGACATATCGTACGTTGCGTCAAAGTCATCCAGGAAACCTGGGATGTGCGCACCTTCTGCTTCATGGCCGATCAGCCGATCATGTTCTTTTTCAAGCCGGGGCAATTCGTCACCCTGGAGCTGGAAATCGAAGGCCAGCCGATCATGCGCTCCTACACCATCTCCAGTTCGCCGTCGGTGCCCTACAGCTTCTCGGTCACCATCAAGCGCGTGCCGGGGGGCAAGGTCTCCAACTGGTTGCACGATACCCTGCATGAAGGCCAGGAGCTGGCGGTGCACGGGCCGGTGGGGTTGTTCAACGCCATCGATTTCCCGAGCCCGAAAGTCCTGTACCTGAGCGGTGGCGTGGGAATCACGCCGTGCATGTCCATGGCTCGCTGGTTCTACGACACCAACGCCAATGTCGACATGACCTTCATCCACAGCGCCCGGTCGCCCAAGGACATCATCTACCACCGCGAGCTGGAACACATGGCGTCGCGGATCGACAACTTCAGCCTGCACCTGATCTGTGAAAAGCATGGCCTGGGCGAGCCTTGGGCCGGGTATCGCGGTTACCTGAACCACAAGATGCTGGAATTGATGGTGCCCGACTTCCTCGAGCGCGAAGTGTTCTGTTGCGGCCCGACCCCGTACATGACCGCGGTCAAGCGCCTGCTGGAAGCGGCTGGCTACGACATGAAGCGTTACCACGAGGAATCCTTCGGCGCCACGCCACCGGAAGCCCGTGCCGACGCCGTGGAACAGGCCGAACAGGCGGCCGACGCGCCGGAAGTCGATGCGGCGGACCTGCACCTGGTGGAATTCACTTCCTCTGGCAAGAGCATCCGCGTGGGCCCGGGCGAAACCGTGCACGCCGCCGCCGCCAAGCTCGGCATGATGATCCCCAAGGCCTGCGGCATGGGCATCTGCGGTACCTGCAAGGTGCTGAAGCTGGGCGGGGAAGTGGAGATGGATCACAACGGCGGGATCACCGAGGACGACGAGGCCGAGGGCTACATCCTGTCGTGCTGCAGCGTGCCGAAGGGGGATGTGCGGATCGAATTCTGATGCTGCAGTGAGCCCCCTGTGGCGAGGGAGCTTGCTCGCGCTCGGCTGCGCAGCAGTCGTCATCCGGTAAACACGAGCTACCTGATACACCGCATGGGGCTGCTACGCAGCCCAGCGGGAGCAAGCTCCCTCGCCACAAAAGGCGCCCAAAGCCACCCAGGCTCTGGGTGGTCACTTAAAGGCTCATCACTTCCCGAATATCCGCCGCCAATTCCCGCACCCGCGCTTCTTCGGTGTCCCACGAGCACATGAACCGTGCGCCGCCCTTGCCGATGAAGGTGTAGAAGCGCCAGCCCTTGGCGGTCAGCGCGGCGATGGCCGGTTCCGACAGTTGCAGGAAAACGCCGTTGGCCTGGACCGGGAACATCAGTTCCACGCCGGGAATGTCGTTGACCAGTTCTGCCAGCAATTGGGCGCAGTGGTTGGCGTGGCGGGCGTGTTTGAGCCAGGCGTCGTTTTGCAGCAGGCCGACCCAGGGCGCCGACAGGAAGCGCATTTTCGACGCCAGTTGCCCGGCCTGTTTGCAGCGGTAGTCGAAATCCACGGCCAGGTCATGGTTGAAGAACAGGATCGCCTCGCCCACCGCCATGCCGTTCTTGGTGCCGCCAAAGCACAGCACGTCCACGCCGACCTTCCAGGTCAGGTCCGCCGGGGAGCAGCCGAGGAAGGCGCAGGCGTTGGAAAAGCGCGCGCCGTCCATGTGCAGGTTCAGCCCCAGTTCCTTGCAGGTGACGCTGATGGCGCGGATTTCATCCGGCGTGTAGACGCTGCCGACTTCCGTGGCTTGGGTCAGGGTGACGACCCGAGGCTTGGGGTAGTGGATGTCCTGGCGCTTGAGGGCGATCTCGCGGATCGCCTCGGGGGTCAGCTTGCCGTTTTCAGTACGTGCCAGCAGCAGCTTGGAGCCGTTGGAGAAGAACTCCGGTGCACCGCATTCGTCGGTTTCGACGTGGGCGGTTTCCGAGCAGATCACGCTGTGATAACTCTGGCACAGCGAGGACAGGGCCAGGGAGTTGGCCGCCGTGCCGTTGAACGCGAAGAACACTTCGCAGTCGGTTTCGAACAAGGCCCGGAAATCGTCCGCCGCGCGGTGGGTCCACTCATCGTCGCCGTAGGCACGTTGATGACCCTGGTTGGCTTCTTCCATGGCGGCCCAGGCTTCGGGGCAAATGCCGGAATAGTTGTCGCTGGCAAACTGTTGACTCTTGTCGGTCATGGCCTTGCTCCTGAATAGAGAGTCCTGGATAAAGAGATCCCTGGCGGAATGCCCGGATGGGGCGTTCCCTGGTTCGGCGTGTTTGGGTCCACAGCGCCGTGGTCGATACTGGTGCGCACTTTACCCAAGATTAGTGGGGGAACACACCGGATGTTTCTGTCGGAAAGTATCAATCTCGTCGCGCGGCTTTATACATGAGCCGGCGTGACGGGGCCCTGGACCTGCTCAAGTGGTTGGCTCTTTTGTCGATGGTCCTCGATCATCTGCGATATGTCGGTTTTTCCGTCGATTGGCTCTATGTGCCGGGACGCTTGGCATTCCCGTGGTTCTGCCTGGCGATGGCGGCGAATCTGGCGCGCAGGGGTGCCAGCGCCGCTCCATGGCGGTACCTGGGCTGGCTGCTGCTATTCAGTGCCGTCAGCGAAATCCCCTACCGCTTGTTCATTCCTGATCCCACCACCCTGAATGTGATGCCAACCCTGGTGCTGGGATTGTTGGTGGCGCGCTGTTGGCAAACGCCCACCCTGGAGGCGCGATGCCTGGCGGTGATGGCGTTGCTGTTGGCGGCGCTGTTTTCGTCGCAGTTGATGTTCGGTTTCTTCGGTGTGCTGCTGCCGCTGGCGATGTTGCTGGTATTCAAGCGTCCCTTGTACATGGCGCTGTTGCCGGGGCTGGTCTGCGTGGCGGCCAACCAATGGCGAGTATTGTATGGCGCGGCGTGGTTGGGAGATGGGGTGGCGTTGTGGGGGCTGGTGGCTTGCCTGATCGCGCCATGGCTTGGGCAGGTGCTTTTGCGACATGCCGGTCGTTTTCATCCACCGGCGATGCGGCGCTGGGCCTATGGCCTTTATCCAGCGCATTTCCTGCTATTGCTCGCGGTTCGCCAGGTCGCTGCTTAACCCTGCGGGAACTGTATTTTGGGAACAGGCCTGTGGGAGCAAGGCTTGCCCGCGATGAAAGCGCCGCGGTCTCCCATGGATCGCGGCGCCTGGATCGCGAGCAAGCTTTGCTCCCACAGTGCTATCGCGCAGGCCTTGCTCTCCGACTCTTTGATCCCATGTCGTAAACGCACCTTTGCGTGGCGTCCATAGGCATTTGACATGCCTGCGCCAGCCATACCATCGCATCCAAAGGGCACGACCGAATGGTCCGTGCCTCACCGAGACGAAAGGCGCACCGCCGCCGCTGGGAGAGACGCGATGTTCAGCAAACAAGACCAAATTCAAGGCTACGATGATGCGCTGCTGGCGGCTATGAACGCCGAAGAGCAACGTCAGGAAGATCACATCGAGCTGATCGCGTCGGAGAACTACACCAGCAAGCGCGTGATGGAGGCCCAGGGCAGCGGCCTGACCAACAAGTACGCCGAAGGCTATCCGGGCAAGCGCTACTACGGTGGCTGCGAGCACGTCGACAAAGTCGAAGCCCTGGCCATCGAGCGCGCCAAGCAGTTGTTCGGTGCCGATTACGCCAACGTCCAGCCGCACTCCGGGTCTTCGGCCAACAGCGCCGTGTACCTGGCCCTGCTACAAGCCGGCGACACCATCCTGGGCATGAGCCTGGCCCATGGCGGTCACCTGACCCACGGTGCCAAGGTGTCGTCCTCGGGCAAGCTCTACAACGCGGTGCAATACGGCATCGACACCACCACCGGCCTGATCGACTACGACGAAGTCGAGCGCCTGGCGGTCGAGCACAAGCCGAAAATGATCGTGGCCGGTTTCTCCGCTTACTCCAAGACCCTGGATTTCCCACGTTTCCGTCAGATCGCCGACAAGGTCGGTGCCCTGCTGTTCGTCGACATGGCCCACGTGGCTGGCCTGGTTGCCGCCGGTCTGTACCCGAACCCGCTGCCGTACGCCGACGTGGTCACCACCACCACCCACAAGACCCTGCGCGGTCCGCGTGGTGGCCTGATCCTGGCCAAGGCCAACGAAGAAATCGAGAAGAAGCTCAACGCCGCGGTATTCCCCGGCGCCCAGGGCGGCCCGTTGATGCACGTGATCGCCGGCAAGGCGGTGTGCTTCAAGGAAGCGGCGGAGCCTGGCTTCAAGGCTTATCAGCAGCAAGTGATCGATAACGCCCAGGCCATGGCTGGCGTGTTCATCAAGCGCGGCTACGATGTAGTGTCCGGTGGTACCGATAACCACCTGTTCCTGGTCAGCCTGATCCGTCAGGGCCTGACCGGCAAGGATGCCGATGCTGCCCTGGGCCGCGCCCATATCACCGTCAACAAGAACGCCGTGCCGAACGACCCGCAATCGCCATTCGTGACGTCGGGCCTGCGCATCGGCACCCCGGCGGTGACCACCCGTGGCTTCAAGGTTACCCAGTGCGTCACGCTGGCCGGCTGGATCTGCGACATTCTCGACAACCTCGGCGATGCCGATGTCGAGGCCAATGTCGCACAGCAAGTGGCGGCCCTGTGCGCGGACTTCCCGGTTTATCGCTGAGTCGGTTTTGGAGTAATGACTATGCAACGCTATTCGGGCTTCGGCCTCTTCAAACACTCACTCAGCCATCACGAAAACTGGCAGCGGATGTGGCGCACGCCGACCCCGAAAAAGGTCTACGACGTGGTCATCGTCGGCGGTGGCGGGCATGGTCTGGCGACCGCCTACTACCTGGCCAAGGAACACGGCATCACCAACGTGGCGGTGGTCGAGAAGGGCTGGTTGGGCGGCGGTAACACCGCGCGCAACACCACCATCGTGCGCTCCAACTACTTGTGGGACGAATCGGCCCACCTGTACGAACACGCGATGAAACTCTGGGAAGGCCTGTCCCAGGACCTGAACTACAACGTGATGTTCTCCCAGCGTGGCGTCTACAACCTGTGCCACACCCTGCAGGACATCCGTGATTCCGAGCGTCGCGTCAGCGCCAACCGCCTCAACGGCGTGGATGGCGAGCTGCTCAACGCCAAGCAAGTGGCCGACGAGATCCCGTACCTGGATTGCTCGAAAAACACCCGCTACCCGGTGATGGGCGCCACCGTCCAGCGTCGCGGCGGCGTGGCCCGTCACGATGCCGTGGCCTGGGGCTTTGCCCGGGCGGCGGACGCGTTGGGCGTGGACTTGATCCAGCAGACCGAAGTGATCGGTTTCCGCAAGGAAAACGGCGTGTGCATCGGCGTGGAAACCAACAAGGGCTTCATCGGCGCCAAGCGCGTCGGCGTGGTGACCGCCGGTAACTCCGGGCACATGGCCAAGCTCGCGGGCTTCCGCCTGCCGATCGAATCCCATCCGCTGCAAGCGTTGGTGTCCGAGCCGATCAAGCCGATCATCGACAGCGTGATCATGTCCAACGCCGTGCACGGCTACATCAGCCAGTCCGACAAGGGCGACCTGGTGATCGGTGCCGGTATCGACGGCTACAACGGCTACGGCCAGCGTGGCTCGTACCCGGTGATCGAGCACACGGTCCAGGCCATCGTCGAGATGTTCCCGGTGTTGTCCCGCGTACGCATGAACCGCCAGTGGGGCGGTATCGTCGACACCACGCCAGATGCCTGCCCGATCATCTCCAAGACCCCGGTGCCGAACATGTTCTTCAACTGCGGTTGGGGCACCGGCGGCTTCAAGGCCACTCCGGGTTCAGGCAACGTCTTCGCTGCAAGCCTGGCCAAGGGTGAAATGCACCCGCTGGCCGCGCCGTTTTCCATCGACCGTTTCCACAACGGCGCACTGATCGACGAACACGGCGCTGCTGCCGTCGCCCACTAACAGGAGAAATCCCTATGTTGCACATCTTCTGTCCTCACTGCGGCGAACTGCGCTCCGAAGAGGAATTCCACGCATCCGGCCAGGCGCATATCCCGCGTCCGCTGGATCCGAACACCTGCACCGACGAGGAGTGGGGCGACTACATGTTCTTCCGTGACAACCCGCGCGGGTTGCACCATGAACTGTGGGACCACGTTGCCGGTTGCCGCCAGTACTTCAACGTGACCCGTGACACCGTGACCTACGAGATTCTCGAAACCTACAAGATCGGCCAAAAGCCGCAGTTCACCGACAAGGCTGACAGTCCGAAAGCGGCTGCACAGGCTCTGGGAGAGAAGGTATGAGCCAGATCAATCGCCTGTCCAACGGCGGACGGATCGACCGCAACAAAGTGCTGAGCTTCACCTTCAACGGCCAGACCTACAAAGGTTTCGAGGGCGATTCCCTGGCCGCTGCGCTGCTGGCCAACGGTGTCGACATCATCGGTCGCAGCTTCAAGTATTCCCGCCCGCGCGGCATCTTCGCCGCCGGTGCCGAAGAGCCGAACGCGGTGCTGCAGATCGGTGCCACCGAAGCCACGCAGATCCCTAACGTGCGCGCCACGCAACAGGCGCTGTACCAAGGTTTGGTCGCCACCAGCACCAACGGCTGGCCGAACGTGAACAACGACATGATGGGGATTCTCGGCAAGGTCGGCGGCAAGCTGATGCCGCCGGGTTTCTACTACAAAACCTTCATGTACCCGCAATCGTTCTGGATGACCTACGAGAAGTACATCCGCAAGGCCGCCGGCCTGGGCCGCTCGCCGACCGAGAACGATCCGGACACCTACGACTACATGAACCGTCACTGCGACGTGTTGATCGTCGGTGCTGGCCCTGCTGGTTTGGCCGCCGCACTGGCCGCGGCCCGCAGCGGTGCGCGCGTCATCCTGGCCGATGAGCAGGAAGAGTTCGGCGGCAGCCTGCTCGACTCCCGCGAGAGCCTGGACGGCAAGCCAGCGACCGAATGGGTAGCCTCTGTTGTCGCTGAACTCAAGTCGATGCCCGACGTGGTGCTGCTGCCTCGTGCCACGGTGAACGGTTACCACGACCATAACTTCCTGACCATCCACGAGCGCCTCACCGACCACCTCGGTGACCGCGCACCGATCGGCCAGGTTCGCCAGCGCATCAACCGCGTTCGCGCCAAGCGCGTGGTGCTGGCGACCGGCGCCTGCGAGCGCCCGCTGGTCTACGGCAACAACGACGTGCCGGGCAACATGCTGGCCGGTGCGGTGTCGACCTACGTGCGTCGCTACGGCGTGGCACCGGGCAAGAAACTGGTGCTGAGCACCAACAACGACCACGCCTATCGCGTCGCCCTGGACTGGTTCGACGCCGGTCTGCAAGTGGTGGCCGTGGCCGATGCGCGCAGCAACCCACGTGGCGCGCTGGTGGAAGAAGCCCGCGCCAAGGGCATCCGTATCCTCACCGGCAGCGCCGTGGTCGAGGCTCGTGGCAGCAAGCGTGTCACCGGGGCACGTGTTGCCGCGATCGACGTCCGCGCCCATAAAGTCACCAGCCCAGGCGAATGGCTGGACTGCGACCTGGTAGCCAGCTCCGGCGGCTACAGCCCGGTGGTCCACCTGGCTTCGCACCTGGGCGGCAAGCCGATCTGGCGTGAAGATATCCTCGGTTTCGTACCGGGCGAAGCACCGCAAAAACGTGTCTGCGTCGGCGGTGTGAACGGTGTCTACAGCCTCGGCGACAGCTTGGCCGACGGTTTCGAAGGCGGCGTGCGCGCGGCCAGCGAAGCCGGCTTCAAAGCGGTGGAGGGCGTATTGCCCAAAGCCCTGAGCCGTCATGAAGAGCCGACCCTGGCGCTGTTCCAGGTGCCTCACGAAAAATCCACCGCACGGGCGCCGAAGCAATTCGTCGACCTGCAGAACGACGTCACTGCCGCCGCCATCGAACTCGCCACCCGCGAAGGCTTCGAGTCGGTGGAACACGTCAAGCGCTACACCGCACTGGGCTTCGGTACCGACCAGGGCAAACTGGGCAACGTCAACGGCCTGGCCATCGCGGCCCGTTCGCTGAACGTGAGCATCCCGCAGATGGGCACCACCATGTTCCGTCCGAACTACACGCCGGTGACTTTCGGCGCGGTGGCTGGCCGGCACTGTGGGCACATCTTCGAGCCGGTGCGCTTCACCGCGCTGCATGCCTGGCATGTCAAGAATGGCGCTGAGTTCGAAGACGTCGGCCAATGGAAACGCCCTTGGTACTTCCCGAAGAACGGCGAAGACATGCACGCCGCGGTCAAGCGCGAATGCAAGGCGGTGCGTGACAGCGTCGGCCTGCTCGATGCCTCGACCCTGGGCAAGATCGACATCCAGGGCCCGGATGCCCGCGAGTTCCTCAACCGCGTCTACACCAACGCCTGGACCAAGCTCGACGTGGGCAAGGCCCGCTACGGCCTGATGTGCAAGGAAGACGGCATGGTCTTCGACGACGGCGTAACGGCCTGTCTGGCGGACAACCACTTCCTGATGACCACCACCACGGGCGGCGCGGCGCGCGTGCTGCAATGGCTGGAGATCTATCACCAGACCGAATGGCCGGACCTGAAGGTGTACTTCACCTCGGTCACCGACCACTGGGCGACGATGACCCTGTCGGGCCCCAACAGCCGCAAGCTGCTGAGCGAAGTCACCGACATCGACCTGGACAAGGACGCGTTCCCGTTCATGACCTGGAAGGAAGGCCTGGTGGGTGGCGTGCCGGCACGGGTGTTCCGGATCTCGTTCACCGGTGAACTGTCGTACGAAATCAACGTACAGGCCGACTACGCCATGGGCGTGCTCGAGCAGATCGTCGAGGCCGGGAAGAAATACAACCTGACCCCGTATGGCACCGAGACCATGCACGTACTGCGGGCCGAGAAGGGCTTCATCATCGTCGGCCAGGACACTGATAGCTCGATGACGCCGGACGACCTGAACATGGGCTGGTGTGTAGGCCGGACCAAACCGTTCTCGTGGATCGGCTGGCGTGGCATGAATCGCGAAGATTGCGTGCGTGAAGACCGCAAGCAACTGGTGGGTCTCAAGCCGATCGACCCGAATGTCTGGCTGCCGGAAGGTGCGCAACTGGTGTTCAACACCAAGCAGGCGATCCCGATGACCATGGTGGGTCACGTGACCTCCAGCTACGCCCACAACTCCCTGGGTTATTCATTTGCCATGGGTGTGGTCAAGGGCGGCCTCAAGCGGATGGGCGAGCGAGTGTTCGCGCCATTGGCTGATGGCAGCGTGATCGAGGCAGAGATCGTTTCTTCGGTGTTCTTCGATCCGAAGGGGGATCGGCAGAATATCTAACATTCAAGCCCTGCGGTGGGGGCGTGTGGGAGCAAAGCTTGCTCGCGATGTAGGCGACACGGTAGCCATCAGACCGAGTTATCGTTCATCGCGGGCAAGCCTTGCTCCCACAGCGCCACGCACCGGCAGGTCGAGCAAGCATTCAGACAGGTGCTCCATATGACCGCAGTCAACGTGTACCAACAACGCCCAACCACCGGGGCCAAGGCCGAGTCGTCGCTGCACCATGCCGACCTCGCCAGCCTGGTGGGCAAGGGTCGCAAGAACGCCGGTGTGACCGTGCGCGAGAAAAAACTCCTGGGCCACCTGACCCTCCGTGGCGATGGCCATGACCCGGCGTTCGCCGCGGGCGTGCACAAGGCCCTGGGCCTGGAATTGCCAGGCGCCCTGGCCGTCATCGTCAAGGGTGAAACCAGCCTGCAATGGCTCGGCCCGGATGAATGGCTGCTGGTGGTGCCCACTGGCGAAGAGTTCGCCGCCGAGCAGAAACTGCGTGAAGCCCTGGGCGACCTGCACATCCAGATCGTCAACGTCAGCGGCGGTCAGCAGCTGCTCGAGCTGTCCGGCCCGAACGTGCGCGACGTGCTGATGAAATCCACCAGCTACGATGTACACCCAAGCAACTTCCCGGTGGGCAAGGCCGTGGGTACGGTGTTCGCCAAGTCGCAACTGGTGATCCGCCACACGGGCGAAGACACCTGGGAGCTGGTGATTCGCCGCAGCTTCTCCGATTACTGGTGGCTGTGGTTGCAGGATGCCGCGGCTGAGTATGGGTTGAGCGTGCAGGCCTGATTGATGGCCTTGGAATGCTTTTGTGGCGAGGGAGCTTGCTCCCGCTGGGTTGCGAAGCAGCCCCCAGTATCAGGCGACTGCTGCGCAGTCGAGCGGGAGCAAGCTCCCTCGCCACAGGGTTCTTTGTCGCCCAGTTAATTTGAACAGGAGTCACCGCAATGAGCCGCGCCCCGGATACATGGATCTTGACTGCCGACTGCCCCAGCGTGCTCGGCACCGTGGACGCGGTGACCCGCTTTCTGTTCGAGCAGGGCTGCTATGTCACCGAGCAC of Pseudomonas fluorescens contains these proteins:
- a CDS encoding metallophosphoesterase, with product MSLLHHWEHEFDKVKVRLHGLVTRLEMSWKKLVNDLEPEEFQAIVKLLQRGHDQARHVIEHGDLPDDEPAVPWELAHGLSILKIGNPTPLPQSEDELPTRVLKDGTLLGCRKWELLDLLWSEALLKWIENLRHHAPFATNPALVKMDSDVVLAIAGDWGTGPFDSHAPAVAVANQMQLAQADFTIHLGDVYYAGTHSQEDVDMVGWPQGKHGSFTLNSNHEMYSGAHGYFKELAKRFPVQQGTSYFALYNDDWLVVGLDSAYASDAMNLYMDGTLNTQQIEWMKTLPKRKKLMVLSHHQGFDISGHNKTALYQPVCDALGREPDYWYWGHLHNGICYATQGGLHARCAGHGAIPYGTTSELNGHARVLWSETQLAGDEAYPERVLNGYVKVRLVGENIEETFYGEDGSVRWSSK
- the gbcA gene encoding glycine-betaine demethylase subunit GbcA, with the translated sequence MDTTTLSLGDPLEPARKATAQMLQERERTFSLPQPFYSDERLFDIDMQEIFQKEWLIAGMTCEIPAKGNYLTLQVGKNPIIVIRGADGVVHAFHNVCRHRGSRLCTSEKGKVAKLVCHYHQWTYELDGRLLFAGTEMGADFDMKQYGLKPVNVKTAGGYIFISLAENPPAIDDFLSTLNHYMEPYDMENTKVAVQTTLMEKANWKLVLENNRECYHCGGSHPELLKTLLEWDDVTDPRADQAFKDHVAASAAAWDAEKIPYAHASFGLRNRIVRMPLLKGTVSMTMDGKQGCAKLMGRIKNPDLGSMRILHLPHSWNHCMGDHIIVFTVWPISAQETMVTTKWLVHKDAVEGVDYDVARMRQVWDATNDQDRRLAEENQRGINSTAYQPGPYSKTYEFGVVNFVDWYSERMLNNLGAEPAPYLKGVPVQG
- the gbcB gene encoding glycine-betaine demethylase subunit GbcB, translated to MSNNFLNPVTTQTWANGRHIVRCVKVIQETWDVRTFCFMADQPIMFFFKPGQFVTLELEIEGQPIMRSYTISSSPSVPYSFSVTIKRVPGGKVSNWLHDTLHEGQELAVHGPVGLFNAIDFPSPKVLYLSGGVGITPCMSMARWFYDTNANVDMTFIHSARSPKDIIYHRELEHMASRIDNFSLHLICEKHGLGEPWAGYRGYLNHKMLELMVPDFLEREVFCCGPTPYMTAVKRLLEAAGYDMKRYHEESFGATPPEARADAVEQAEQAADAPEVDAADLHLVEFTSSGKSIRVGPGETVHAAAAKLGMMIPKACGMGICGTCKVLKLGGEVEMDHNGGITEDDEAEGYILSCCSVPKGDVRIEF
- a CDS encoding low specificity L-threonine aldolase — translated: MTDKSQQFASDNYSGICPEAWAAMEEANQGHQRAYGDDEWTHRAADDFRALFETDCEVFFAFNGTAANSLALSSLCQSYHSVICSETAHVETDECGAPEFFSNGSKLLLARTENGKLTPEAIREIALKRQDIHYPKPRVVTLTQATEVGSVYTPDEIRAISVTCKELGLNLHMDGARFSNACAFLGCSPADLTWKVGVDVLCFGGTKNGMAVGEAILFFNHDLAVDFDYRCKQAGQLASKMRFLSAPWVGLLQNDAWLKHARHANHCAQLLAELVNDIPGVELMFPVQANGVFLQLSEPAIAALTAKGWRFYTFIGKGGARFMCSWDTEEARVRELAADIREVMSL
- a CDS encoding TraX family protein, which produces MSRRDGALDLLKWLALLSMVLDHLRYVGFSVDWLYVPGRLAFPWFCLAMAANLARRGASAAPWRYLGWLLLFSAVSEIPYRLFIPDPTTLNVMPTLVLGLLVARCWQTPTLEARCLAVMALLLAALFSSQLMFGFFGVLLPLAMLLVFKRPLYMALLPGLVCVAANQWRVLYGAAWLGDGVALWGLVACLIAPWLGQVLLRHAGRFHPPAMRRWAYGLYPAHFLLLLAVRQVAA
- the glyA gene encoding serine hydroxymethyltransferase — protein: MFSKQDQIQGYDDALLAAMNAEEQRQEDHIELIASENYTSKRVMEAQGSGLTNKYAEGYPGKRYYGGCEHVDKVEALAIERAKQLFGADYANVQPHSGSSANSAVYLALLQAGDTILGMSLAHGGHLTHGAKVSSSGKLYNAVQYGIDTTTGLIDYDEVERLAVEHKPKMIVAGFSAYSKTLDFPRFRQIADKVGALLFVDMAHVAGLVAAGLYPNPLPYADVVTTTTHKTLRGPRGGLILAKANEEIEKKLNAAVFPGAQGGPLMHVIAGKAVCFKEAAEPGFKAYQQQVIDNAQAMAGVFIKRGYDVVSGGTDNHLFLVSLIRQGLTGKDADAALGRAHITVNKNAVPNDPQSPFVTSGLRIGTPAVTTRGFKVTQCVTLAGWICDILDNLGDADVEANVAQQVAALCADFPVYR